A window from Pyrococcus yayanosii CH1 encodes these proteins:
- the hypD gene encoding hydrogenase formation protein HypD, whose protein sequence is MASTNILGPYRDKELAQRIVQKIHEEAKGLDEVRLMHVCGTHEDTVTRGGIRSLLPENVKIMSGPGCPVCITPVEDIVRMQEIIREAYAEGDRIILTTFGDMYRIPTPLGSFADLKSEGYDVRVVYSIYDAYKIAKENPDRLVVHFSPGFETTTAPTAGMLNAVVEGGLENFKIYSVHRLTPPAVEALVKQGTRFHGLIDPGHVSTIIGVKGWAPITEKYGIPQVVAGFEPVDMLLAILLLIRMVKTGEVNILNEYTRVVKWEGNVVAQELIEKFFEVKDAKWRALGVIPKSGLELRREWRELEIRTYYNPDVPKLPDLEKGCLCGAILRGLALPPQCPHFGNACTPRHPIGPCMVSYEGTCSIFYKYGALF, encoded by the coding sequence ATGGCTTCGACCAATATCCTAGGGCCCTACAGGGACAAAGAGCTCGCCCAGAGGATAGTTCAAAAGATTCACGAGGAAGCTAAGGGCCTGGACGAAGTCCGCCTCATGCATGTCTGCGGGACTCACGAAGACACGGTTACCAGGGGCGGAATAAGGTCTCTCCTGCCTGAGAACGTCAAGATAATGAGCGGGCCGGGTTGCCCCGTCTGCATAACCCCCGTGGAGGATATAGTGAGGATGCAAGAGATAATTAGGGAGGCCTACGCCGAGGGGGATAGGATAATCTTAACGACGTTCGGCGACATGTACAGGATTCCCACCCCCCTGGGAAGCTTCGCCGATTTGAAGAGTGAGGGCTACGACGTCCGCGTTGTCTATTCCATTTACGATGCCTACAAGATTGCGAAAGAGAATCCGGATAGGCTCGTGGTCCACTTCTCGCCGGGCTTTGAAACCACGACCGCCCCGACGGCAGGCATGCTCAACGCAGTCGTCGAGGGGGGCCTCGAGAACTTCAAGATATATTCAGTTCACCGCTTAACGCCGCCAGCCGTGGAGGCTTTGGTGAAGCAGGGGACGCGCTTTCACGGGCTAATTGATCCGGGCCACGTCTCAACGATAATAGGCGTCAAGGGCTGGGCCCCTATAACGGAGAAATATGGCATCCCGCAGGTCGTGGCTGGCTTTGAGCCCGTTGACATGCTCCTCGCGATACTGCTCCTCATCAGGATGGTCAAGACAGGTGAAGTTAATATACTCAACGAGTACACGCGCGTGGTGAAATGGGAGGGTAACGTTGTCGCTCAGGAACTCATAGAGAAGTTCTTCGAGGTCAAGGACGCCAAGTGGCGAGCTCTGGGTGTTATACCGAAGAGTGGCCTTGAGTTGAGGAGAGAATGGAGGGAGCTCGAGATAAGGACTTACTACAACCCCGACGTGCCAAAGCTTCCCGACCTTGAGAAGGGGTGCCTCTGTGGAGCCATCCTGAGGGGGCTCGCCCTGCCGCCCCAATGCCCGCACTTCGGAAATGCCTGCACACCTAGGCATCCAATAGGCCCCTGTATGGTTTCATATGAGGGAACGTGCAGCATATTCTACAAATATGGGGCGTTGTTCTGA
- the hypF gene encoding carbamoyltransferase HypF has protein sequence MRAYRIKVQGIVQAVGFRPFVYRIAHAHNLRGYVRNLGDAGVEIVVEGREEDIEAFLRDLYTRKPPLARIDRLERKEIPPQGFDRFYIEKSSQEGEGGNSIIPPDIAICEDCLRELFDPANKRYMYPFIVCTNCGPRFTIIEDLPYDRENTTMKEFSMCDFCESEYKDPLNRRYHAEPVCCPVCGPSYRLYTNDGQEITGDPLKKAAKLIDKGYIVAIKGIGGIHLACDATREDIVAELRRRTFRPQKPFAIMARDLETVKSFAYVSPEEEEELMSYRRPIIALRKKDPFPLPDNLAPGLHTIGVMLPYAATHYLLFHHSKTPVYVMTSANYPGKPMVKDNEEAFKELREIADYFLLHNRKILNRADDSVVRFVDGKRAVIRRSRGFVPLPIEIPFEYNGLAVGAELMNAFGIAKGGKVYPSQYIGNTSKVEVLEFMREAIAHFRRILRVKELDLIVADLHPSYNTTKLAMEIANELNVEFLQVQHHYAHVASVMAEHGLEEVVGIALDGVGYGTDGKVWGGEVIYLGYEDVERLAHIAYYPLPGGDIASYYPLRALMGILSKVYDVEELEGIIRGYCPRAIESLKYGETEFKVALGQLVRGINVAYASSTGRVLDALAVLLNVVYRRHYEGEPAMKLESFAMKGKNDLKLEVPVEGKTIKVEELFVDVLDLLEKASPADIAYSVHIAMARTFAEVAVEKAREFGVKAVALSGGVAYNELITKTIRKIVEANGLRFYSTYEVPRGDNGINVGQAFLGGLYLEGYLSRDDLTM, from the coding sequence ATGAGGGCCTACCGCATCAAGGTCCAGGGTATAGTTCAGGCTGTTGGCTTTCGCCCCTTCGTTTATCGAATAGCCCACGCCCATAATCTCAGGGGCTACGTGAGGAACCTCGGCGATGCCGGCGTCGAGATAGTTGTTGAGGGGCGGGAGGAGGACATAGAGGCTTTTCTCAGAGATCTCTACACGAGGAAGCCTCCCCTCGCGAGGATAGACCGGTTAGAGAGGAAGGAGATACCGCCACAGGGGTTCGACCGCTTCTACATTGAGAAGAGCTCCCAAGAGGGAGAGGGTGGGAACTCGATTATTCCACCGGACATAGCTATATGTGAGGACTGCCTAAGAGAGCTATTCGACCCGGCGAACAAGCGCTATATGTATCCCTTTATCGTCTGCACCAACTGCGGCCCAAGGTTCACGATAATAGAGGATTTGCCCTATGACAGGGAGAATACAACCATGAAAGAATTCTCTATGTGCGACTTCTGCGAGAGCGAATATAAAGACCCGCTTAACAGGCGCTATCACGCCGAACCCGTCTGCTGTCCCGTCTGCGGGCCGAGCTATAGGCTTTACACAAACGACGGGCAGGAGATAACCGGCGACCCACTGAAAAAGGCGGCCAAGCTTATAGACAAAGGTTACATCGTTGCCATCAAGGGAATCGGAGGAATACACCTTGCTTGCGATGCGACGAGGGAAGATATAGTTGCAGAGCTCAGGAGGAGAACCTTTAGGCCCCAGAAACCCTTTGCCATAATGGCCAGGGACCTGGAGACCGTCAAAAGCTTTGCCTACGTGAGCCCGGAGGAAGAGGAGGAGCTCATGAGCTACAGAAGGCCTATTATTGCCCTGAGGAAGAAGGACCCGTTTCCTTTGCCCGATAACCTTGCTCCAGGTCTCCACACAATCGGTGTCATGCTTCCCTACGCTGCCACTCATTACCTTCTCTTCCACCACTCGAAGACGCCCGTTTACGTCATGACCTCGGCAAACTATCCCGGCAAGCCCATGGTCAAAGACAACGAGGAGGCCTTTAAGGAGCTGAGGGAGATTGCGGACTACTTCCTGCTCCATAACAGGAAGATACTGAACAGGGCCGATGACAGCGTAGTGAGGTTCGTGGACGGGAAGAGAGCCGTTATAAGGCGCTCCCGTGGATTTGTCCCGCTCCCGATAGAGATTCCCTTTGAGTACAACGGTCTCGCCGTCGGAGCCGAGCTCATGAACGCCTTCGGCATCGCGAAGGGCGGTAAGGTTTACCCAAGCCAGTATATAGGCAACACGTCGAAGGTGGAAGTGCTGGAGTTTATGCGTGAAGCCATAGCACACTTCAGGAGGATACTCCGCGTCAAGGAGCTCGACCTCATAGTGGCCGACCTTCATCCGAGCTACAACACTACGAAGCTGGCGATGGAGATTGCCAACGAGCTAAACGTGGAGTTCCTCCAGGTTCAGCACCACTACGCTCACGTGGCAAGTGTCATGGCCGAGCATGGCCTCGAAGAGGTTGTGGGAATAGCCCTAGACGGTGTCGGCTACGGAACGGACGGGAAGGTCTGGGGTGGCGAGGTAATCTACCTGGGCTACGAGGACGTGGAAAGGCTGGCTCATATAGCCTACTACCCACTGCCAGGCGGCGACATAGCAAGCTACTACCCGCTAAGGGCCCTGATGGGAATATTGAGCAAGGTTTACGATGTGGAGGAGCTGGAGGGAATAATCAGGGGTTACTGCCCGAGGGCCATTGAGAGCCTAAAGTACGGGGAGACCGAGTTCAAGGTTGCCCTCGGCCAGCTCGTGAGGGGAATAAACGTTGCCTACGCCTCTTCCACGGGCCGCGTCCTTGACGCTCTCGCAGTCCTCCTCAACGTGGTCTACAGGAGGCATTACGAGGGAGAGCCTGCCATGAAGCTCGAGAGCTTTGCCATGAAGGGTAAGAACGACCTCAAGCTTGAGGTGCCCGTTGAGGGGAAGACCATAAAAGTGGAGGAGCTCTTCGTGGACGTGCTAGACCTCCTCGAGAAGGCAAGCCCAGCCGACATCGCATACTCGGTCCATATTGCGATGGCTAGGACCTTTGCAGAGGTTGCCGTCGAGAAGGCGAGGGAATTTGGCGTTAAGGCTGTCGCCCTAAGCGGCGGCGTTGCCTATAACGAGCTCATAACGAAGACTATAAGAAAAATCGTAGAGGCGAACGGCCTGAGGTTCTACTCAACCTACGAGGTCCCAAGGGGCGACAACGGGATAAACGTCGGCCAGGCCTTCCTCGGCGGTCTCTATCTAGAAGGCTACCTCAGCAGGGACGACCTGACCATGTGA
- a CDS encoding amidohydrolase, giving the protein MVELKAFVNGRIYVSFRPLKIVDGLLIAGGRVLYAGDMAKVAEVARRLGGEVVDLRGKTVMPSFFDSHIHLDELGLSLEMLDLRGVRDIETLKRKLLKYASGHKTSWVLGYGWDQEELGRYPTREDLDVVKNRPVLLYRRCFHVAVANSRALELLDLKPSEDFDPETGIIRENALDEARKKVEETLTVWDYARFIEKAQEHLLSLGVTAVAFVSVGEKALRALLWLDRKERLLLRVFAYVNPDVLPKLDALGIGPFGGDMLRIAGVKVLADGSLGARTAWLSEPYADEPTRGHPNLNRKELKEIVEAAKALDLDVAIHAIGDATLDMILDVFGEANVKGRVEHASLVRDDQLDEMASLDIRAAVQPRFVISDWWAVRRLGPRARFLYRFRSMREKGIEVGFGTDSPIEPANPWEGVYAAVTRGRFEGIETFHYTAQEVLSIREALDAYTRCSALVTLAPDIGRLEPGCRADFIVLDKDPLAISESELREVEVLETYVAGHMVRSSLLR; this is encoded by the coding sequence GTGGTTGAGTTGAAGGCCTTCGTCAACGGCAGGATATACGTATCCTTCAGGCCCCTTAAAATCGTGGACGGTCTCCTGATAGCGGGTGGCCGTGTCCTTTATGCAGGAGATATGGCGAAGGTTGCAGAGGTAGCCCGGAGGCTCGGCGGCGAGGTCGTGGATTTACGAGGAAAAACCGTTATGCCCAGTTTCTTCGACTCCCACATCCACCTCGACGAGCTCGGCCTATCCCTCGAAATGCTCGATTTGAGGGGCGTTCGGGACATTGAGACCTTGAAGAGGAAGCTCCTAAAGTACGCTAGCGGGCATAAAACCTCTTGGGTGCTCGGATACGGTTGGGATCAGGAGGAACTCGGCCGCTATCCCACGAGAGAGGACCTAGACGTCGTAAAGAACAGGCCCGTCCTCCTGTACCGGCGGTGCTTCCACGTTGCCGTTGCGAATTCAAGGGCCCTTGAGCTCCTCGACCTCAAACCATCAGAGGACTTTGACCCAGAGACGGGCATAATAAGGGAGAACGCCCTCGACGAGGCAAGGAAGAAGGTTGAAGAAACGCTTACCGTCTGGGACTACGCTCGCTTCATAGAAAAGGCCCAGGAGCACTTGTTAAGCCTCGGTGTTACCGCCGTAGCCTTCGTAAGCGTTGGGGAGAAGGCCCTTAGAGCTTTATTGTGGCTTGATAGGAAGGAGCGTCTCCTCCTTAGAGTATTTGCCTACGTGAATCCGGATGTCCTTCCAAAGCTAGATGCCCTTGGAATAGGTCCCTTCGGCGGCGATATGCTCAGGATAGCAGGTGTCAAGGTCTTAGCTGACGGGAGCCTCGGGGCAAGGACTGCGTGGCTTAGTGAACCCTATGCGGACGAGCCCACGAGAGGTCACCCCAACCTCAATAGAAAGGAGCTTAAGGAAATAGTGGAGGCCGCCAAAGCTCTCGACCTCGACGTTGCGATACACGCCATAGGGGATGCGACCCTTGACATGATACTCGACGTCTTCGGGGAGGCAAATGTGAAAGGGAGGGTGGAGCACGCCTCCCTTGTGAGGGATGACCAGCTCGATGAGATGGCTTCCCTCGACATAAGAGCGGCTGTTCAGCCGAGGTTCGTGATAAGCGATTGGTGGGCCGTGAGGAGGCTAGGCCCAAGGGCGAGGTTCCTCTACAGGTTCAGGAGCATGAGGGAGAAGGGCATCGAGGTCGGGTTTGGCACGGACTCCCCCATAGAGCCCGCGAACCCCTGGGAGGGTGTTTACGCCGCCGTCACGCGGGGAAGGTTTGAAGGCATCGAGACCTTCCACTATACAGCCCAAGAGGTTCTCTCTATCAGAGAGGCCCTCGACGCCTACACGAGGTGCTCCGCCCTGGTAACCCTCGCTCCCGATATCGGAAGGCTGGAGCCCGGATGCCGGGCCGACTTCATAGTTCTCGATAAAGATCCGCTAGCGATATCCGAGAGCGAGCTTAGGGAGGTGGAGGTCCTCGAGACGTACGTGGCCGGTCACATGGTCAGGTCGTCCCTGCTGAGGTAG
- the iorA gene encoding indolepyruvate ferredoxin oxidoreductase subunit alpha has translation MKRLLMGNEAIAYGALESGIAFATGYPGTPSTEVIETIARLKPEVFAEWAPNEKVALEEAAGVAYTGLRALVTMKCVGLNVAADPLMSLAYSGVEGGLVILVADDPGPHTSQTEQDDRYYGKIALLPVLEPADPQEAHDLIKYAFELSERYKVPVIFRTTTRVNHTTADVEVGEFVELNREPKFKKDIERYVRASMEGNRRRHKWLNETLAKIEEEFNSMPFNWVEGDGRIGIIVEGAPYNYVKEVLPKLDGDFKVLKLSTPHPLPRKLVVEFLKGVDMAIVIEDGAPFLEEEVKIVAYEEALNVPVYGKRTGHLPLEGELTPSIVRNALLRLLGKEAEEYRKPEEVKRAESLAPKRPPVMCPGCPHRGSYRALLDALRELGFGKFDIPVHGDIGCYALSLLPPLEAIWTEYVMGGSISLANGQSAVMKKKIVATIGDSTFFHNGIQPLIDAVYKDLDVLVIILDNRTTAMTGHQPHPGTGGSETGRRFREIDIEALVKAIGVKYVKTVDPYDLKATKEAIKEAMKVKGPAVIIARRECVIPVIRRGEIGEIPVVVEEKCTGCKACILLTGCPALIYEQETRKVRIDSLICTGCGVCNQICPFEAIKFPSELRSS, from the coding sequence ATGAAGAGGCTCCTCATGGGCAACGAAGCGATTGCCTATGGGGCTCTTGAGAGCGGCATCGCCTTCGCAACCGGTTATCCCGGAACGCCCTCCACGGAGGTCATAGAGACGATAGCCAGACTCAAGCCTGAGGTCTTTGCCGAGTGGGCCCCCAATGAAAAGGTTGCCCTTGAAGAAGCCGCTGGCGTTGCCTACACCGGCCTCAGGGCTTTGGTCACGATGAAGTGTGTGGGCCTTAACGTCGCCGCCGACCCGCTCATGAGCCTCGCCTACTCCGGAGTTGAAGGCGGCCTTGTTATTCTCGTTGCCGACGATCCTGGCCCGCATACTTCTCAGACCGAGCAGGACGATAGGTATTACGGCAAAATCGCCCTCCTCCCGGTTCTCGAGCCTGCTGACCCGCAGGAAGCACACGACCTAATAAAGTACGCCTTCGAGCTGAGCGAGAGGTACAAGGTTCCGGTGATCTTCAGAACCACGACGAGGGTTAACCACACCACTGCAGACGTCGAGGTCGGCGAGTTCGTCGAGCTCAACCGCGAGCCGAAGTTTAAGAAAGATATAGAGCGCTATGTAAGGGCGAGCATGGAGGGCAACCGGAGAAGGCATAAGTGGCTCAACGAGACGCTGGCGAAGATAGAGGAGGAGTTCAACTCGATGCCCTTCAACTGGGTCGAGGGGGACGGGAGGATAGGCATCATCGTCGAGGGAGCTCCATACAACTACGTAAAGGAGGTTCTCCCAAAGCTTGATGGCGACTTTAAAGTGTTAAAGCTTTCAACCCCTCATCCGCTCCCGAGAAAGCTCGTCGTGGAGTTCCTTAAGGGCGTTGACATGGCCATAGTAATCGAGGACGGTGCTCCCTTCCTCGAAGAGGAAGTCAAGATAGTTGCATACGAAGAGGCTCTTAACGTTCCCGTCTACGGAAAGAGAACTGGTCACCTGCCACTTGAGGGGGAACTTACACCGAGCATCGTCAGGAATGCTCTCCTTAGGCTCCTTGGAAAGGAGGCAGAGGAGTACAGGAAGCCTGAAGAAGTCAAAAGGGCGGAAAGCCTCGCCCCCAAGAGGCCGCCCGTTATGTGTCCCGGCTGTCCCCACCGCGGTTCATATAGGGCCCTGCTTGACGCCCTGAGGGAGCTCGGCTTTGGAAAGTTCGACATCCCCGTTCACGGCGATATCGGGTGCTATGCCCTGTCGCTCCTCCCGCCCCTTGAGGCCATATGGACCGAGTACGTGATGGGTGGGAGCATTAGCTTGGCGAACGGTCAGAGCGCCGTTATGAAGAAGAAAATCGTCGCCACGATAGGCGATTCCACCTTCTTCCACAACGGAATCCAGCCGCTGATTGATGCTGTCTACAAGGATCTCGATGTCCTTGTCATCATTCTCGATAACAGGACCACCGCGATGACGGGCCACCAGCCGCATCCGGGAACTGGAGGAAGCGAGACCGGGAGGAGGTTCCGCGAGATAGACATCGAGGCCCTCGTGAAGGCCATTGGCGTTAAATACGTAAAGACCGTTGACCCCTACGACCTCAAGGCCACGAAGGAGGCTATAAAGGAGGCGATGAAGGTCAAGGGACCGGCCGTGATAATAGCGAGGCGCGAATGTGTAATTCCGGTCATCAGAAGGGGTGAGATTGGCGAAATCCCCGTTGTCGTAGAGGAGAAGTGCACGGGTTGCAAGGCCTGCATCCTCTTGACCGGCTGTCCGGCCTTGATATATGAGCAGGAGACGAGGAAGGTCAGGATAGACTCGCTGATATGCACGGGCTGTGGAGTCTGCAACCAGATCTGTCCCTTCGAGGCCATTAAGTTCCCAAGCGAGCTCCGCTCTTCCTGA
- a CDS encoding DUF2240 family protein, with amino-acid sequence MGKYSPILEAVKLKGSNEFSRSELIGIITFKLSLLGVKEAKRLVEEAIKEGIIEERGELLVVNLQVAEEEEEGDVLGEIVTYIARELGMTEMEVMEELREFGRRYGNLDMKLVAYLYGLEKGLDMSPFRDRLEG; translated from the coding sequence TTGGGGAAGTATTCCCCCATCCTAGAGGCCGTCAAGCTGAAGGGATCCAACGAATTCTCGAGGAGCGAACTCATAGGCATAATAACTTTTAAGCTGTCCCTGCTCGGCGTTAAGGAAGCCAAGCGGCTGGTAGAAGAAGCTATAAAGGAAGGAATCATTGAAGAGCGAGGTGAGCTTCTCGTCGTGAACCTTCAAGTGGCGGAGGAAGAGGAAGAAGGTGATGTCCTTGGGGAGATTGTAACCTACATCGCCAGGGAGCTTGGCATGACGGAGATGGAGGTAATGGAGGAGCTGAGGGAATTTGGGAGGAGATACGGTAATCTCGATATGAAACTCGTAGCATACCTTTACGGTCTCGAAAAAGGGCTTGACATGTCGCCGTTCCGGGACAGGCTGGAGGGATAG